Proteins found in one Drosophila innubila isolate TH190305 chromosome X, UK_Dinn_1.0, whole genome shotgun sequence genomic segment:
- the LOC117793881 gene encoding neurogenic protein mastermind: MSTLGGSRGERNAKPKFTALDINRMYKNSRGESSEPSAQKNQVPRKHGMQILGKVPSARRPPANLPSLKAETNSSSSATPLSNNSTSSSNNNNNNILATVEGSTGVGGGAVAAIGGSVGVAGAKVAVANSSSTSSHNNIAAVSHNNSNNASNKYNNSSSNNNCNSNNSSSNNSHSSNSSHNINSSNINSSSSNNNKNSKLINNSANSGGVGGGGGNSSIGSGSASGAGSGGGGGGNHSINSPKTWSAITTGHERAGGNTAAHAGHGHYGNRQSHHHHHSQQQQQQVVPHYQSPQFQYEFPTLMGGGAGSGSGHANASGGGGGGVGKGKDQGHYQMQQQHSHHQQNHHQQYHQHQQQQQQQQQRDYRDGHHGHHGRQYGHGHHAHRGGNNPDASGNYRDGNDDAVGGGSGGGGGELSEMSLRPQNDPAAWLQQQEKAAKELALNQQGQGHQMNANGGGAGGSGASGSGGSVPLPILSLMPSFMRSGAPLPVSGLGGGPTMAAAVANATTDSMSSSVPSVPYQNGISGGGRSASPAILGSFRVAAAIPKRPQATSSTTTPPPTREAGATSPPQQQQQLQQHLQQQQQLQQHLQQQQANGAGRMDKDYVVEPEVAQMQRPIIREEDLERLNAIAKDDSWTKQDEIDYTKKLTFSDDEEHASSEDAHHHQQQQQQHHHHHQHQQQQHHHGNNNNKQSNNNKLSSNNNSNANNSWQQRGKDSSERDLDACDLGQDQRHQNGHRGSSGNVVVGGGGGGSGGGGGGGGGGIALDAGVYERVKQRKEEEERRQMERKQAAAKKLLELEMKMNSKKALNDAAASGASNVAATNESSIASLGNVSEDEGGGGPGLTAGQSMQQRRPRGSISSLSSGGGGGGGGGTGTGTGSGAASTSATAGGDYGQKPVFMTHFQSNLPPRFQRQQQQQQQQQQQQQSLPRGGIEKSASASSAFDNSSSRYLQKGGGGSGGGGGANGGGGGGSGVRSISGGYSRGTGSYGRNRHDSARDDQDVSGVEQTRYRNQEYRSAQQQQQQQQQQQSLPRSISENSHRKTSVSSGDDALLGSCGAGGVTVAAGAGGGATVGGACSWAEQTDAEQKHHRHREESFSSTHSHDSAVQIKILQRPARQPSLSEEKPPPPALKQQPLDTMQPTQILRRSVEPLDKSEEKSTLEQRDRDSVDKLIDPLLAKDEDKDATRTISTSSSSTSAAQAAAAGKRPSPRGGRMREDLHARGGRGYPSSGAGGPSGAGGGSYRGQRSSSDWSSRNSAGSGAATSGGGRGRYYGSGGEQSEHSEDVDEDCYSSSGGGAAAASGAPRRSPKVQARSEQSGASVPATASGQSSTGGSTVNKAGFSPRGEPSRRGRGGLSSGGGSSAPGYRRQPGGGASGGSSGGGRAYGRLGYEEYNKRNSESETGNSATDLDKTKQNQLALSAGLHKSKEDKEESDKDKINNSNNNIANNNNTAVAKEEPHKDATATTVGGGAAAAAAVVGVGTAATTARPPPGLSTAAVPSAMAAPGSDVPGKKKQLESTITTASSIASSTAATSVIVPPIAATIAAATAPIGDKSKLSAIGDKSVVGVRGGVGVVGAASMIDANAPVNTLVFENSTYKQQQQQQQQQQAAAAAVPLKQAALGGAGATASAVESLSSALSQMSFGKDEEQQQQQQQDMKLGFSFSDDATPLKVVDSLEAASKVASQHHHHQQQQHQQQQQQNNSTADLNMKIASVKKVWESATPMSEATQQATQQQQQQQHQQQQQHSQQQQQPQQSQHGQHGPHGQQQQQVSSSVVDDNASHMTAASFVAAVAASQQQQQQQHQQQMTHYAVSAVHMQGHHQQQQQPHHQQQQQQQTHHGHHALSSPGPVYGSHGSPFDSGTLEQQFQQQQQQQQQQQQDDYPSPQQQQQHSQQHQQQVKAKQLHAGLGMSPPPSHQQQQQQQHSQQQQHSQQHAQQQHSQQQQQQQQQLPFYQASPQFGVGGIPTIPSPPAVVFNSSQLAPPPQVPPPQVASQAGNLYAPFHSLDHSSRSPAYSAAAHSFPGHYAAAAAAAAAGGAFNAYAMQTPHGHGANMPPPPTAPTPDMYSNLTSQFRLGSGPFGQPPPQPNSQQLSNPNAAAVAIISSNSSSMMSSGASKPPPSQQPIGAIGSKSAGSQGGPGPGPGPGPGPYAAAQQYMNLYPVAPQHPGQGGPPPGAHQLQSNSYYSNSAGGPNGPPFYGGPPPQGAGGGAQNYGLATAAGMYGGHQGGPPGSNGPPGPQSQHTMGNFNTQFMNSQLLTAAGMSQFRGGPTPGGGYLKNSQGQGHMQDSMGRQLKSPLSADMSLGLAKQVQSQPSPPHHKNYGGWDLQNQVMQQQQQQSQQQRQGGNGNNMNALGGRGSGAVGSGAGGSQVVGGGGGGNGVGSVGQSGGGGQGRYPAPIQRPNNYPQHPQQQQQQQQQQQQQQQQQRDQAAAAAQRAQSMRQVTGGGGGAGSAGNSNAPGVPPGANNGGNGGPGGPGGAGGGSSPAAAAAAAAAAAAAQLSKPYYSNNAAGAGGGANRGEWHAN, translated from the exons ATGAGTACACTGGGGGGAAGTAGGGGAGAGCGAAATGCCAAGCCCAAATTCACAGCGTTGGATATAAATCGCATGTACAAGAATAGTCGA GGCGAATCGAGTGAACCATCTGCCCAAAAGAATCAAGTGCCGCGTAAACATGGAATGCAAATCCTGGGTAAAGTGCCCTCCGCAAGGCGACCACCAGCCAATTTGCCATCCCTGAAGGCCGagaccaacagcagcagcagtgcaACTCCCCTCAGCAAtaacagcaccagcagcagcaacaacaacaacaacaatatcctAGCAACTGTTGAAg GCAGCACAGGAGTCGGAGGAGGAGCAGTAGCAGCAATTGGAGGATCAGTAGGCGTTGCAGGAGCgaaagttgcagttgcaaacagcagcagcaccagcagtcACAACAACATTGCCGCTGttagccacaacaacagcaataacgcgagcaacaaatacaacaacagcagcagtaacaacaattgcaatagcaacaacagcagcagcaacaacagtcacagcagcaatagcagccacaacatcaacagcagcaacatcaatagcagcagcagcaacaacaacaagaattcGAAACTAATCAACAACTCGGCCAACAGCGGAGGAGTAGGAGGAGGCGGCGGCAACTCCTCAATTGGATCAGGATCAGCAAGTGGTGCTGGCagcggaggaggaggtgggGGCAACCACTCGATTAATTCACCCAAAACATGGTCAGCAATAACGACAGGACACGAGCGTGCCGGCGGCAATACAGCTGCTCATGCTGGACATGGACATTATGGCAATCGCCAGAgtcaccaccaccaccacagccaacaacaacagcagcaggtggTGCCACATTATCAGAGTCCACAATTTCAATACGAATTCCCCACACTGATGGGCGGTGGTGCAGGCTCAGGATCAGGACATGCGAATGCATCCGGtggcggaggaggaggcgtTGGCAAGGGCAAGGATCAGGGACATtatcaaatgcaacaacagcattcgCATCATCAGCAGAATCATCATCAGCAATATCatcagcaccagcagcagcaacagcaacaacaacaacgcgatTATCGGGATGGTCATCATGGTCATCATGGCCGTCAATATGGACATGGCCATCATGCGCATCGAGGCGGCAACAATCCCGATGCCAGCGGCAATTACAGAGATGGCAACGACGACGCAGTCGGTGGAGGAtcaggcggaggcggaggagaACTAAGCGAGATGAGCCTGCGACCACAAAACGATCCAGCTGCCTGGTTGCAGCAACAGGAGAAGGCAGCCAAGGAGTTGGCATTGAACCAACAGGGCCAGGGCCACCAAATGAATGCCAATGGTGGTGGTGCAGGTGGGTCCGGTGCGTCCGGTTCCGGTGGCAGTGTACCATTGCCAATCCTCTCGCTGATGCCCTCATTTATGCGCAGTGGCGCTCCATTGCCCGTCTCCGGCTTGGGCGGTGGTCCCACAATGGCAGCGGCTGTGGCAAATGCTACAACGGATTCGATGTCATCCTCTGTGCCCTCAGTACCCTATCAGAATGGCATCTCTGGTGGCGGACGCTCTGCGTCGCCGGCAATCCTGGGCAGCTTTCGTGTTGCCGCCGCGATTCCCAAGCGTCCACAGGCGACGTCGTCAACAACAACGCCTCCGCCCACTCGGGAAGCAGGTGCAACATCGCCTccccaacagcagcagcagttgcaacagcatctgcaacagcagcaacagttgcagcagcatctgcaacaacagcaggcaaATGGAGCTGGACGCATGGACAAGGATTATGTGGTCGAACCCGAAGTGGCACAAATGCAACGCCCCATCATACGCGAAGAAGATTTGGAGCGTCTTAATGCGATTGCCAAGGATGACAGCTGGACAAAACAGGATGAGATTGATTACACCAAGAAACTAACATTCTCCGATGACGAGGAGCATGCGAGTTCCGAGGatgctcatcatcatcagcagcagcagcaacaacaccatcatcatcatcagcatcagcaacagcaacatcatcacggcaacaacaacaacaagcaatccaataacaataaattgtcaagcaacaacaatagcaacgcCAACAACTCGTGGCAACAACGTGGCAAGGACAGCAGTGAAAGGGATTTGGATGCATGCGATCTTGGACAGGATCAGCGACATCAGAATGGACATCGTGGCAGCAGtggcaatgttgttgttggcggtggtggtggtggaagtggtggaggtggaggtggtggtggtggtggcattGCTCTCGATGCGGGAGTCTATGAGCGTGTGAAGCAACgcaaggaggaggaggaacgTCGTCAGATGGAACGTAAACAGGCGGCGGCCAAGAAACTCTTGGAgctggaaatgaaaatgaacagCAAGAAGGCGTTGAACGATGCAGCGGCCAGTGGTGCCAGCAATGTGGCAGCCACCAATGAATCCTCCATTGCGTCTCTCGGCAATGTCAGCGAGGATGAGGGTGGAGGTGGTCCAGGTCTAACAGCTGGTCAATCGATGCAACAACGTCGACCCCGTGGCAGCATCTCCAGCTTGAGCAGCggcggcggaggaggaggcggcGGTGGTACAGGTACAGGTACTGGTAGTGGAGCTGCTTCCACATCAGCCACAGCTGGTGGGGATTATGGACAGAAGCCCGTGTTTATGACGCATTTTCAATCGAATTTACCGCCACGTTTTcaacgccagcaacaacaacagcagcagcaacaacagcaacaacaatcgctgCCACGTGGTGGCATTGAGAAGAGCGCCTCGGCGAGCAGCGCCTTTGATAACAGCAGCTCCCGTTACCTACAAAAGGGAGGAGGCGGATCAGGAGGAGGTGGTGGCGCCAATGGAGGTGGTGGAGGTGGCAGCGGTGTCAGAAGCATCTCTGGTGGTTACTCCCGTGGAACTGGCAGCTATGGACGTAATCGTCATGACAGCGCACGCGACGATCAGGATGTGTCTGGTGTGGAGCAAACGAGATATCGCAATCAGGAATATCGCagtgcacaacaacaacagcagcagcagcaacaacaacaatcgttGCCCCGCAGCATCTCGGAGAATTCGCATCGCAAGACGAGCGTATCGTCTGGAGATGATGCATTGCTGGGCAGCTGTGGTGCCGGAGGAgtaactgttgctgctggtgccgGAGGAGGAGCAACTGTTGGCGGTGCCTGCTCCTGGGCTGAGCAAACGGATGCGGAACAGAAGCATCATCGGCATCGCGAGGAGAGCTTCTCGTCGACGCACAGTCATGATTCGGCGGTGCAAATTAAGATCCTGCAACGGCCAGCGCGTCAGCCGAGTCTTAGCGAGGAGAAACCTCCACCGCCGGCACTGAAGCAACAACCACTGGACACCATGCAACCCACACAGATTCTCAGGCGCAGCGTTGAGCCGCTGGACAAGTCCGAGGAGAAGTCGACGCTGGAACAACGTGATCGTGATTCAGTTGACAAGTTGATCGATCCGCTGCTGGCCAAGGATGAGGACAAGGATGCGACGCGTACGATATCCACGTCCTCATCTTCGACAAGTGCAGCacaggcagcggcagcagggAAGCGACCCAGTCCACGTGGTGGACGCATGCGTGAGGATTTGCATGCGAGAGGCGGCAGGGGCTATCCGTCGAGTGGTGCAGGTGGCCCAAGTGGTGCCGGTGGTGGCAGTTATCGTGgacagcgcagcagcagcgattgGAGCAGTCGCAACAGCGCAGGATCAGGAGCTGCAACTTCAGGTGGTGGAAGAGGGCGATACTATGGCAGCGGTGGGGAGCAGTCGGAGCATTCGGAGGATGTGGATGAGGATTGCTATAGCAGCAGTGGTGgaggtgctgctgctgcgagtGGTGCACCAAGGCGCAGTCCCAAGGTGCAGGCACGTTCGGAGCAGAGTGGTGCCTCTGTTCCAGCCACAGCCAGTGGCCAATCCTCGACTGGAGGCTCAACTGTCAACAAGGCAGGATTCTCGCCCCGCGGTGAACCATCGCGACGTGGACGTGGTGGACTCTCCAGTGGCGGCGGCAGCTCAGCGCCAGGCTATCGACGACAGCCTGGAGGCGGCGCCAGTGGAGGATCCAGCGGAGGAGGACGCGCCTATGGAAGATTGGGTTATGAGGAGTATAACAAGCGTAATTCCGAATCGGAAACGGGCAACTCGGCCACAGATCTGGACAAGACGAAGCAGAATCAACTGGCATTGAGCGCGGGATTGCACAAGTCCAAGGAGGACAAGGAGGAGTCCGACAAGGATAAGattaacaatagcaacaacaacatagcaaacaacaacaacactgccGTGGCCAAGGAGGAGCCACACAAGGatgcaactgccacaacagttggaggaggagcagcagcagcagcagcagttgttggtgtcggaacagcagcaacaacagccagaCCACCGCCAGGACTGAGCACAGCTGCTGTTCCATCTGCAATGGCTGCCCCAGGCAGTGATGTGCCTGGCAAGAAAAAGCAGCTAGAGTcaacgataacaacagcatcatcaatagcatcatcaacagcagcaacatctgtAATTGTGCCGCCAATAGCAGCTACAATTGCTGCGGCAACAGCGCCAATTGGTGACAAATCGAAATTGTCCGCCATTGGCGATAAAAGCGTTGTGGGCGTACGTGGTGGAGTGGGCGTGGTGGGTGCAGCATCCATGATTGATGCCAATGCGCCTGTAAATACGCTCGTATTCGAAAACTCCACatacaagcaacaacaacagcaacaacaacaacagcaggcagctgctgcagctgtgcCGCTCAAGCAAGCAGCGTTGGGTGGTGCAGGAGCAACTGCATCCGCCGTGGAGAGCTTGTCCAGCGCCTTGTCACAGATGAGCTTTGGCAAGGatgaagagcaacaacagcagcagcagcaggacaTGAAATTGGGCTTCAGTTTCAGCgatgatgccacgccccttaaGGTGGTGGACAGTCTGGAGGCAGCCAGCAAGGTGGCCAGTCAGCACCACcatcaccagcaacaacaacaccagcaacagcagcaacaaaacaattcaacagcagatttaaatatgaagatTGCGAGTGTTAAAAAAGTGTGGGAGTCGGCCACGCCCATGTCGGAGGCAACGCAGCAAGCaacgcaacaacagcagcaacagcaacat cagcagcagcaacaacactcacaacagcaacagcagccacaacagtCGCAGCACGGACAACATGGTCCTcatggacaacaacaacaacaagtctcGAGCTCTGTTGTCGATGACAATGCAAGTCACATGACAGCGGCATCGTTTGTTGCTGCCGTGGCAGcctcacagcaacagcagcagcaacaacatcagcaacaaatgACACACTATGCAGTGTCGGCGGTGCATATGCAGGGAcaccaccagcaacagcagcaaccccatcatcagcaacaacaacaacaacagacgcATCATGGTCACCATGCGCTGTCTTCACCTGGCCCAGTTTATGGTAGTCATGGATCACCTTTTGATTCGGGTACACTGGAGCAACAGttccagcaacagcagcagcagcagcaacaacaacaacaagatgatTATCCCAgtccacagcagcagcaacaacattcgcagcaacatcaacagcaggtGAAGGCCAAACAATTGCATGCAGGATTGGGTATGTCGCCACCGCCAAgtcaccagcaacaacagcagcagcagcactcgcagcagcaacaacactcgCAGCAAcatgcacagcagcagcactcgcaacagcagcagcaacaacaacaacaattgccatTCTATCAGGCATCACCACAATTTGGTGTCGGCGGCATTCCAACGATTCCCAGCCCGCCGGCGGTTGTGTTCAATTCATCGCAACTGGCGCCGCCACCACAGGTGCCACCACCGCAGGTGGCATCGCAGGCGGGCAATCTGTATGCACCATTCCATTCGCTTGATCATTCGAGCCGCTCGCCCGCCTATTCGGCGGCAGCGCACAGTTTCCCTGGACATTATGCGgcggcagctgcagcggcagcCGCTGGTGGCGCCTTCAATGCGTATGCGATGCAGACACCGCATGGTCATGGCGCCAATATGCCACCACCGCCCACAGCGCCCACGCCCGACATGTACTCCAATCTGACATCGCAGTTTCGTCTGGGAAGCGGACCATTTGGACAGCCGCCGCCACAGCCCAATTCACAGCAGCTGAGCAATCCGAAtgccgctgccgttgccaTCATTAGCTCCAACAGCAGCTCCATGATGTCATCGGGTGCTAGCAAACCACCTCCCAGTCAACAGCCCATTGGGGCCATCGGTTCCAAGTCCGCCGGCAGTCAAGGTGGACCCGGTCCAGGACCTGGTCCCGGACCCGGTCCTTATGCCGCCGCTCAGCAGTACATGAATCTTTATCCCGTGGCGCCGCAACATCCCGGCCAGGGTGGACCACCGCCAGGTGCCCATCAGCTGCAATCCAATAGCTATTACTCGAATTCTGCAGGCGGACCGAATGGTCCTCCATTCTATGGTGGTCCACCGCCTCAAGGTGCCGGTGGTGGTGCACAAAATTATGGCCTGGCCACTGCAGCGGGCATGTATGGCGGGCATCAGGGTGGACCACCCGGATCGAATGGTCCTCCGGGCCCACAATCGCAACACACGATGGGCAACTTTAATACACAGTTTATGAACTCGCAACTTCTCACGGCAGCCGGAATGAGTCAGTTCCGTGGTGGACCAACGCCAGGTGGGGGATATCTGAAGAACAGCCAGGGACAGGGACACATGCAGGACTCG ATGGGCAGACAGCTGAAGAGTCCGCTAAGCGCTGACATGAGCCTCGGGCTGGCCAAACAGGTGCAGTCGCAGCCTAGTCCGCCGCACCACAAGAACTATGGCGGC TGGGATCTGCAGAATCAAgtgatgcagcagcagcagcagcaatctcagcagcagcgacagggcggcaatggcaacaacatgaACGCATTGGGCGGACGCGGCAGCGGTGCAGTGGGCAGCGGTGCGGGTGGCTCTCAGGTGGTtggcggcggtggcggtggcaatGGTGTTGGCAGCGTTGGACAAAGCGGCGGCGGTGGCCAAGGACGTTATCCGGCGCCCATACAGCGACCCAACAATTATCCACAGCAtccgcaacagcagcagcaacaacaacagcaacagcagcagcaacaacaacaacaacgggatcaggcagcggcggcagcgcAGCGCGCTCAAAGCATGCGACAGGTGACGGGTGGCGGAGGCGGCGCCGGCAGCGCCGGTAATAGCAATGCACCTGGTGTGCCACCTGGCGCCAACAATGGCGGCAACGGCGGCCCTGGTGGCCCTGGTGGAGCCGGCGGTGGCTCCTCACCAGCTGCGGCGGCGGCTGCGGCAGCGGCTGCAGCAGCGGCACAGCTGAGCAAGCCCTATTATTCAAACAATGCGGCAGGCGCCGGCGGCGGCGCCAACCGTGGTGAGTGGCACGCGAATTGA
- the LOC117793880 gene encoding uncharacterized protein LOC117793880: MSGEGEKLSGLSKHFNGTTMAGRANVAKATYAVVGLLIAYQIMKPKKK; this comes from the exons ATGTCTGGTGAAGGAGAAAAACTGTCGGGACTGTCGAAGCACTTCAATGGTACAACCATGGCCGGCCGTGCCAAT GTGGCAAAGGCTACTTATGCCGTTGTCGGTCTGCTGATCGCCTACCAGATCATGAAGCCCAAGAAGAAGTAA
- the LOC117793879 gene encoding odorant receptor 9a, with protein MDETYFLSVQVLAFRLIGFDLWHDNGQNDRPHISFLVIGTMGAFLGPLFFAIQFYITNVSIMSDAMGSLLAIILTLVKYGVFVYYRKDFVQLIYRIRGILEKEIAAWPQAASIVETENRSDQSLSLTYMRCFFAACLFAGIKPIVIMVTTKVRTDLIHLELPHSGVYPWSDQSLLFYVPTYIWNLLASYGAVTMSLAMDTLLFAFTYNVCAVFKIAQHRIRNLQPLKDKPWEELYELVQVLRLHQTGLLIATQLGRSLRPLVFMQFFITALQLCFLGFQLADLFPSPECVYFVFFVSSLLIALFIYSHCGENMKQASVDFATAVYDSNWMDFAPATRRALIVTIMRAQRPCQLKGYFFEPNMATFSAVVRSAISYVMMLRSLNATGQT; from the exons ATGGACGAGACATACTTTCTGAGCGTGCAAGTCCTTGCATTCCGTCTAATCGGATTCGATTTGTGGCACGATAACGGCCAAAATGATCGTCCACATATCTCATTTCTGGTAATTGGCACAATGGGCGCTTTTTTGGGTCCACTTTTCTTTGCCATTCAGTTTTACATTACCAATGTGAGCATCATGTCAGATGCAATGGGCTCCCTGCTGGCCATCATCCTCACCCTGGTGAAGTATGGAGTTTTTGTATATTACCGCAAGGATTTTGTTCAACTTATCTATCGCATACGCGGCATACTTGAAAAGG AGATCGCCGCCTGGCCACAGGCCGCGTCCATTGTGGAGACGGAGAATCGCAGCGATCAATCGCTGAGCTTAACGTACATGCGTTGTTTCTTTGCCGCCTGTCTCTTTGCGGGAATTAAGCCAATTGTTATAATGGTAACAACCAAAGTGCGTACGGACCTCATACATCTGGAGCTGCCGCACTCGGGTGTATATCCATGGAGCGATCAGTCGTTATTGTTCTATGTGCCGACTTACATATGGAATTTGCTTGCCAGCTATGGAGCAGTAACAATGTCATTGGCCATGGACACGCTTCTGTTTGCATTCACGTATAATGTTTGTGCGGTATTTAAGATTGCCCAGCATCGCATTCGGAATTTGCAACCGTTGAAGGATAAACCGTGGGAGGAGCTGTATGAGTTGGTGCAGGTGCTGCGACTGCATCAGACGGGATTGTTGATTGCAACACAATTGGGACGTAGCTTGAGGCCCTTGGTTTTTATGCAGTTCTTTATCACGGCATTGCAACTGTGCTTTCTTGGCTTTCAGTTGGCCGATCTCTTTCCCTCGCCGGAATGTGTTTACTTCGTCTTCTTTGTTAGCTCCTTGCTCATCGCTTTATTCATCTATTCGCATTGCGGCGAGAATATGAAACAGGCGAGCGTTGACTTTGCAACTGCCGTTTATGATAGCAACTGGATGGACTTTGCCCCTGCCACACGACGCGCTCTCATTGTGACCATCATGCGGGCCCAGCGTCCATGTCAGCTCAAAGGCTATTTCTTTGAACCCAACATGGCAACATTCTCAGCG GTGGTACGCTCAGCCATTTCGTACGTCATGATGTTGCGTTCCCTCAATGCCACGGGTCAGACGTAA